TCGCTCGGCGGCGGCACCGGGATGTCGATCTCGCCGGGCGAACTGTCGCAGATGGTCGGGTTGAAGGCGGTGCAGGCGCTGCTTGGCCTGCGCCCGGCGGCCGCGCGTGACGTGCTGGTTTACTGGCTGGCGTTGCTGCTCGCCGTGCTGGTAACGCTCGGCATCTACGCCTTCATGCGCTCGCACCACGGCCTTGCGCTGGCCGCAAGCCGTGACAACGCAGCGGCGGCGCGCAGCGTCGGCGTCCGCACCGCGCGGACTCGCCACGTGCTGTGGATCGCGGTCGCGTTCGCCACCGGCATGGTCGGCGCCGTGGTTTATTTGCAGAAGGCGCGTATTTCCCCTGATGCGGCCTTCAGCGTCACCGACTGGACCGCCTATGTCATCTTCATCGTCGTGATCGGCGGGGTGCGCACCATCGAAGGTCCGATGGTCGGCGTGTTGCTGCTCTGGGGGCTCGTCACCTATCTCGCCCAGTATGGCAGTCTCTATCTGGTCGTGCTCGGCACGCTCGCCATCCTGATCATGCTGTTCATGCCCAACGGCGTCTGGGGCGCGGCAGCTCGACGCTGGCAATTGCAGCCGTTCCCGACCCAGCGCTGGCTCGGCCGCAGCGAGTCCAGTCCAATGCCATTTTGACCAACCTTGTGCCGGGTATCCTCGTCCATTCAGAAGCGCCCCCAGTCCATCTTTGCGCAGGACGCGCTCGGGCGTCCAAGAGGTTTAATTGCTCAAGCCGCTACCGTTTGGACGTGATGGAGCCGCGAGGCGATTCCGCTCCTTGCTTTGAAGAACCCTGTCGAGCGCAAACTGAAAGCTCGATTCGTCGATTTGCGGTTCCCGCCGCTCTTAAGACGTCAGATTGCCTTGGTCCGAAAGGCGGTAGCGCTCCGGTGACTCGAACCCCGATATTTCGAATATGTCGATCTGCCAACCACGACGAACTTTGCAGTTGGATTTCTCATTGTAAGCCATTGATCTCTAATGATCGGATTTTGGCTCAGTTGGAAAAAATCTCTTGAATTTGCGAGATAGTCGCGCGTTCGCCCGGCGGAAATTTGGTCCTGCGCCGATGCATTCATCGGGTAAAGCCAGAGGAGGCCGCGTCGCAAGTCTGCATGTCATGGCCTTGGGGAGGAGCCTACCCTAGGCCGCCTCTGCACCCTGCGCCACTTCCTCGTGGCGTTTCCGGTTGATCAGGTTCAGCAGGTGAACGGAAGCGCGCGCGTCGCAGAGCGCCAGATGATGATTGTCCAGCTCTATCCCGTAGACCTCGCACAGTTTCCCGAGCCCGTAGGATTTATGACCGGGATAGCGCCGCCGCATTCCCGCGCAGGTACAGAGCTTGGGAAACCGGAAGCGGCGCTCTAGCCGTTCGTACTCATACGCGATGAATCCATAGTCGAAGTTGACGTTATGGGCGACGAAGACGCCGTCACCCATGAATTCCATGAAGCTCTCTGCCACCTCAGCGAACACAGGCGCGTCCCGCAGAAGGAGTTCGGTGTAGAGTCCCGTGCGCCGTCCCCCGAACTTGCGAGCATAGAAGTCCGTGGCAAACAGGTGCTCGCGATCGCTCGCGGGATCATCGATCATGCGCTGCAGCAGTTCCTCGGCTTCGACCCGTTCGCCCTCGCTGTAGAGCAGGCGCACCAGGCGTTCGTTGCAGTCGGGCGAAGAGCCAGCACGATAGAGCTGACGGGCGAGGGCACTCTCGTCACTCTTCTCGAAATACAGGCCCGTCTGATGTGCCGCACGGCTGCGGATATCAGCGGCGTAGTCCGTCCCGCAAGCGGGGCCTCCAAGGACGTCGATGGCAGCCTGGCGACAGACAGCTTCAGATTTGACATCGAGACGATCGAGGATCTGACTGTAGTAGAAAGATGCCACTGCCTCATCGCCGTCAGTGAAACGTGCGTTGAAAGACGTTTCCTGATTGGTACGGAGAATGCCGAGATCGCGCAGCGCAAAGTTCTTGAGGTCGACCTCGGTCTTGCTGAAGTAGAGGTAGAGAAGGAACTCGATGGGGCGCGTTCCGTCGAGCGAGATGAATTTGTGTCCGCCGCAGTGCTGCGCAGCGACGGAAAAGGGAATTTGAGCGAGATAGTAATCGACGAATCTGGGCTTCGACCACGATTTGCGGACGTCGCCGCGTCCGGCCGCTTGCGCTCCTGTCACAAGGACCTCCCTGGGAAGGCAGGCTACGAACGCCGGGTAGTCGGATTCCACGAGCGCACGAGCGCGGCCGGCAATGGCGTTCCGACCAGAAGGAAAGCCTGGGTGCGCGGTGACGAGGCAGCCTCCCACAGCGTCAGTTGGTAGGTACAGTGATGTCCAACTCGCCGGTGATATGGCCATTTCCGAATTCGCCGCCGTCCCATGCTGATCTCCG
This genomic interval from Bradyrhizobium sp. CB82 contains the following:
- a CDS encoding branched-chain amino acid ABC transporter permease, producing the protein MSVESIHIAASREQGPVDAPVWQVRVGTRLSRVAAVAGIALIVALAALPAIASRNLIQDLIFVFTMLTLAQLWNVLAGWGGLVSVGQQAFVGLGAYALFAGIVMAGLDPVAAIPLAGLFAALVAAVLGPLLFRLEGPYFAIGSWVAAEALRLICAQFKSLGGGTGMSISPGELSQMVGLKAVQALLGLRPAAARDVLVYWLALLLAVLVTLGIYAFMRSHHGLALAASRDNAAAARSVGVRTARTRHVLWIAVAFATGMVGAVVYLQKARISPDAAFSVTDWTAYVIFIVVIGGVRTIEGPMVGVLLLWGLVTYLAQYGSLYLVVLGTLAILIMLFMPNGVWGAAARRWQLQPFPTQRWLGRSESSPMPF
- a CDS encoding 3'-5' exonuclease, with product MTGAQAAGRGDVRKSWSKPRFVDYYLAQIPFSVAAQHCGGHKFISLDGTRPIEFLLYLYFSKTEVDLKNFALRDLGILRTNQETSFNARFTDGDEAVASFYYSQILDRLDVKSEAVCRQAAIDVLGGPACGTDYAADIRSRAAHQTGLYFEKSDESALARQLYRAGSSPDCNERLVRLLYSEGERVEAEELLQRMIDDPASDREHLFATDFYARKFGGRRTGLYTELLLRDAPVFAEVAESFMEFMGDGVFVAHNVNFDYGFIAYEYERLERRFRFPKLCTCAGMRRRYPGHKSYGLGKLCEVYGIELDNHHLALCDARASVHLLNLINRKRHEEVAQGAEAA